The Trachemys scripta elegans isolate TJP31775 chromosome 21, CAS_Tse_1.0, whole genome shotgun sequence genome has a segment encoding these proteins:
- the PUS3 gene encoding tRNA pseudouridine(38/39) synthase: MAEMGVEKDKGEGLLKRVQELEEEVKRLQEKLLEGKEGTDIKSNPSALGKTKKRQQRPFDFSAYGRRHVALKIAYLGWGYQGFASQENTSNTIEEKLFEALSKTRLVDNRQTSNYHRCGRTDKGVSAFGQVISLDLRSNLSEGKKVNGHEGGLEDKTSSPANEIRYTHILNRVLPPDIRVLAWAPVEPSFSARFSCLKRTYRYFFPRADLDVALMNAAAQKYVGTHDFRNLCKMDVANGVTNFQRTILTAQVQLVDRRGETGLQDPFQLYQFEVTGQAFLYHQVRCMMAILLLIGQSMENPEIIDELLDVEKNPRKPQYSMAVEFPLVLYDCEFENIQWIYDQEVQEFNVTHLQQLWANHAVKTHMLYNMLQGLDSAVIPTGPGPEKDRMVLWREVKPPVHNQVSSFIEGVKARTYKPLLARPKCEGLESRINHFVRRGRIELPHCREKETGADKEEHLEIKRGHNDSAEKDSEVPGQAAKRVCVDTVQEL; the protein is encoded by the exons ATGGCAGAAATGGGTGTGGAGAAAGATAAAGGAGAGGGACTACTGAAGAGGGTGCAGGAACTGGAGGAAGAAGTGAAGAGACTGCAAGAGAAACTCTTGGAGGGCAAGGAGGGCACAGACATAAAAAGCAACCCTTCAGCACTGGGGAAAACTAAGAAACGCCAGCAGCGGCCATTTGATTTTAGTGCCTATGGCCGGAGACATGTGGCACTGAAGATTGCCTACCTGGGCTGGGGTTACCAGGGCTTTGCCAGCCAGGAGAACACCAGCAACACCATTGAAGAAAAACTGTTTGAGGCACTAAGCAAGACCCGGCTGGTAGACAATAGGCAGACTTCCAATTATCATCGCTGTGGACGGACAGACAAGGGGGTCAGTGCATTTGGACAG GTGATTTCCCTGGACCTTCGCTCAAACCTTTCAGAGGGAAAGAAAGTGAATGGTCATGAGGGTGGCTTGGAAGACAAAACCAGTAGTCCTGCCAACGAAATCCGCTACACCCATATCCTAAATCGGGTGCTCCCTCCTGACATACGCGTGTTGGCCTGGGCCCCTGTAGAGCCCAGCTTCAGTGCTAGATTCAGCTGCCTCAAGAGGACCTATCGCTATTTTTTCCCTCGTGCAGATTTAGATGTGGCCCTCATGAATGCTGCAGCCCAAAAATATGTGGGGACCCATGACTTCCGGAACTTGTGCAAGATGGATGTAGCCAATGGTGTGACAAACTTCCAAAGGACTATTCTTACAGCACAGGTGCAGCTGGTGGATAGAAGAGGGGAAACTGGGCTACAGGACCCTTTCCAACTGTACCAGTTTGAAGTCACAGGCCAGGCATTCCTCTATCATCAAGTCCGTTGCATGATGGCAATCCTCTTGCTAATTGGACAGAGTATGGAGAATCCAGAGATTATTGATGAGCTATTGGATGTAGAGAAGAACCCTCGAAAACCACAGTACAG CATGGCAGTGGAATTTCCTCTGGTTCTGTATGACTGCGAGTTTGAAAACATCCAGTGGATCTACGACCAAGAAGTTCAGGAGTTTAATGTTACTCATTTACAGCAACTCTGGGCCAATCATGCAGTCAAAACTCACATGTTATATAACATGTTACAGGGGCTAGACTCTGCTGTCATACCCACAGGGCCAG GCCCAGAGAAGGACAGAATGGTCCTCTGGAGAGAGGTGAAGCCCCCAGTCCACAACCAGGTCAGCAGTTTCATCGAGGGGGTGAAGGCCCGCACTTACAAACCTTTGCTGGCTCGTCCCAAGTGCGAAGGTTTGGAGTCCCGGATCAATCACTTTGTGCGCAGGGGACGTATTGAGCTGCCACACTGCAGGGAGAAAGAGACTGGAGCAGACAAAGAGGAGCACCTAGAAATAAAGAGAGGCCACAATGACAGTGCAGAAAAAGATAGTGAGGTTCCGGGACAAGCTGCCAAGCGGGTCTGTGTGGACACAGTCCAAGAGCTCTAA
- the HYLS1 gene encoding hydrolethalus syndrome protein 1 — protein MEALIGPDRYRWATMNHKERMAAAAAMAFTQLCAEQGDGDSLRGTYAPTQYDPYSKASVTSGIRPSLHLLMRHHQAEHSMQPETLSEGPRGPRKPVMKRKVLRRMPDGEVHVSDESVTSEPETSAESDPEISDLRLRLLHLHPHQEDTASEVESEPNHSSHGKFYLDLPRRSGSHGDPPFLPRDCHGQGSPVYEQDLIMAGQPKSFIPPRLEQQGRNRGKIDRVARYFEYKRDWESFRIPGEDHRKELRWGIREQMLYKPDLPTRSQHIYVPNNYLVPTEKKRSALRWGVRCDLASGLIPRKSSFSS, from the coding sequence ATGGAGGCACTGATAGGACCAGATCGGTACAGATGGGCCACTATGAACCATAAAGAGCGGATGGCGGCAGCAGCTGCTATGGCCTTCACCCAACTTTGTGCAGAGCAAGGAGATGGCGATAGCCTGAGAGGAACCTATGCTCCAACCCAGTATGACCCCTATAGTAAAGCATCTGTGACTTCTGGGATCAGGCCATCTCTTCATCTGTTGATGCGGCACCATCAGGCAGAACACAGCATGCAACCAGAGACCCTCTCAGAGGGACCTAGAGGACCCAGGAAGCCAGTGATGAAGAGGAAAGTTCTGAGGCGGATGCCTGATGGAGAGGTACATGTGTCTGATGAATCAGTCACCAGTGAACCAGAAACCAGTGCTGAAAGTGACCCTGAGATCTCAGACCTGAGACTGAGACTGCTCCATCTACACCCCCACCAGGAAGACACCGCGTCAGAGGTGGAAAGCGAGCCGAACCACAGTTCCCATGGAAAGTTTTACTTGGATCTTCCTCGTCGCAGTGGCTCTCATGGAGACCCCCCATTTCTTCCTAGGGATTGCCATGGTCAGGGCTCTCCAGTTTACGAACAAGACTTGATTATGGCTGGACAACCAAAATCCTTCATTCCTCCAAGATTAGAGCAGCAAGGCCGTAATCGTGGGAAGATTGACCGGGTAGCCCGTTACTTTGAGTATAAGCGGGACTGGGAGTCATTCCGGATACCAGGGGAGGATCACAGGAAGGAATTGCGCTGGGGCATTCGGGAACAGATGCTCTACAAGCCTGACCTCCCAACCAGGTCTCAACACATCTATGTCCCCAACAACTATCTGGTGCCTACAGAAAAGAAGAGATCTGCCCTGCGCTGGGGGGTGCGCTGTGACCTGGCAAGTGGCCTCATTCCCAGGAAGAGCTCCTTTTCTTCATAG